AAAATATAATGCTGGACGGTCAGTATACTAAAGCTGTCACCATAACTGCAAGTAATATCAAATTGCAGTGCACTTACAAGTCAGTTATAGAGCTTCAATACCGAATAAATAACGATGCCAACCAAGGGCATCGTATACCGCCATACGATTGCAAGGAGACAGGGACATGCGTAGAACTCCCATAGTTGATGCACTACAGGCAGAACAGGCTGCCAGTGAAATTAAAATTTGTGGCTGGGTGCGTACCCGCCGTGACGCCAAAGGCTTTTCTTTTCTTGAGTTGAATGACGGCTCCTGTCTCAAAAACTTGCAGGCTATTGTCGATGAGTCAGTTCCTACGTACGAAATTATCAAAGGCATAACCACTGGTGCAGCTGTAGAGGTTATCGGTGAACTTGTTGCTTCCCCTGGCAAAGGGCAAAAATGGGAAGTACGCGTAACGGAACTTAAAATGCTCGGTGCTGCGGATGCAGACGACTTCCCGTTACAGAAAAAACGTCATTCCGATGAATTTCTGCGCCAGATTGCTCACCTTCGTCCACGCACAAACAAATATGGTGCAGCATTTCGTATCCGTTCAGAAGCATCCTTTGCCATACATAAATTTTATCGCGACAAAGGCTTCTTTAACGTCCACACACCAATTCTCACAGGCTCTGACTGCGAAGGTGCGGGCGAAATGTTCCGTGTTTCTACCTTGCCAGCAACCGGCGTAGAAGCTCCAAAAGAAGGCTCTGTTTTTGAAAACGACTTCTTCGGTCGTGAAGCAAACCTTACAGTATCCGGTCAGCTTGAAGCAGAACTGCTCGCTATGGGGCTTGGTAAAGTTTACACCTTCGGACCAACATTCCGTGCTGAAAATTCCAATACGCCGCGCCACGCAGCAGAATTCTGGATGATTGAGCCAGAAGTTGCCTTTGCTGATAATGAAGACAACATGGATCTCGCAGAAGAAATGACCAAGTATGTAGTAAAACACATTCTAGATAACTGCGCAGATGACATTGAATTGTTCGCAAAATTCGTCGACAAAGAGTTGATGGGACGCCTCGAAAACATCATCAACGAGCCGTTTGCGCGTGTAACGTACACAGAAGCTGTTGAGTTGTTGTTAGCTGCGAAGAAAAAGAAATGGGAATTCCCAGTTGAGTGGGGAATCGACCTTCAGACAGAGCACGAACGCTACCTCGCAGAAGAGCATTTCAAAAAGCCTGTCATTGTATACGACTACCCTAAAGACATTAAAGCATTCTACATGCGCATGAACGACGACGGAAAAACCGTTGCCGCCATGGACGTGCTTGTACCACGTATCGGTGAATTAATTGGCGGTTCACAGCGTGAAGAACGTATGGATGTTCTTCTCGAACGCATCAACGAAATGGGACAGAATCCTGAAGATTACTGGTGGTACACCGATCTTCGTCGCTTCGGTTCCGTGCCGCACGCTGGCTTCGGCATGGGCTTCGAGCGTTTGCTCATGCTTGTAACTGGCATTACAAACATTCGTGACGTAATCCCGTTCCCTCGCACTCCGCAGCATATTGAATTTTAATCGCTAGAAGCGGTCAGTACGCAAATATTACAGCAAAGGGTGGAAGGTTTCTTCTGCCCTTTTTGTTGTTTGAGTTACGACTATTTTCTGAGGGGAGAGTGTCTCCGACGGCGCTGCCGCGGGCTTTAAGAACCTTTTTCGAAGAAAGGTCTCAACGTTCCGTTACCTTGTGCCTTCGGCGACCAGAGAACCTTCTTGAAAGAAGGTTCTCTGGACTCTCCCAGAACTTTTACCCGCGAGGCCAGCACGTTTTTTACACCACCTCGCGGCTTACGCCTCACTACCTTTCCTTATCCTTGTATACTGTTGCATCATGAGTCCTTTTGATGCGAGCCTATTCAAAATCAAAATAGTACATGCAAAAGGCTGTCCTACATATGAAGGACAGCCTTTTTGTTTAAACTAGCTTTGCTAAGCCGTACAGAGACATATGCGACGGGGTGTCCTCGCATAATAAAAAGTTTTGAAGGGGGGCTGGGGGAAACTTTGCAAAAGTTTCAGCCCAGCCGTCGGAGACAACAAACTACGGCACGCCGTTGGAGACAATAATCTTCAGGGATAACTATTTATTTCCCTGACAACGTCCAGCGTATGCTTTGGCAAGTCCGCCAGTAGACGTTTCGCGATAGAGGCTTGGGAGGTCGTGCCCTGTCTGTTTCATAACGTGGACAACTTCATCAAAAGTTATGTGGTGAGTTCCATCTGAAAGTATTGCCATTTGCGCGCATGAAAGAGCACGAGTGGCAGCACAAGCGTTGCGTTCAATGCAAGGAATTTGCACCAGACCATCAACAGGATCGCATGTAAGTCCTAAGTGATGTTCCAGTCCCATTTCTGCTGCATATTCAATCTGCCGTAATGTTCCACCAAGCAGTTCGGCTGCTGCGCCCGCTGCCATTGCACACGCTGAGCCGACTTCACCCTGACAGCCAACCTCTGCGCCAGAAATTGACCCATTAAATTTAATAACATTTCCGAACAGTGCTGCTGTTCCTAAAGCACGAAGGATATCAATGCGCTTCAATTGCTGTTGTTCTTGCAGGTAGTACAAAACAGCGGGAACTACACCGCTCGCGCCGCACGTCGGTGACGTTACGATAATACCGCCCCCTGCATTCTCTTCTGAAACAGCAAGTGCGTAGGATGTAATAAGCCCTGTTTGCTGCATCTCATCTGATGCGTTGCGGCATCGTCTATGATATCGCCATGCCTGTCTGCTTAGCCCGATGGAACCCGGTAAAACACCTTGGTTTTCCAACCCGCGCTTTACAGCCGTTTCCATTGTCTCCCAAACAGTATCAAGGAACGTGAATATTGATTCCCCTTCGCACTCCACTACATATTCCCAGTATGTAATGCCTTTCTGCGAACAGTACTCCATAATATCTTTGACTGTTGTTAACGGGTAG
Above is a window of Halodesulfovibrio sp. DNA encoding:
- a CDS encoding L-serine ammonia-lyase, translating into MKSIRELYRIGVGPSSSHTMGPKRAAELFLQQYTHAFRYVVHLYESLAATGKGHLTDQAVLEVLGKEYTQVKWHPETCLPEHPNAMKFEAFDEQDTLLGSRTFFSVGGGAIRELGDKEQESDAVYPLTTVKDIMEYCSQKGITYWEYVVECEGESIFTFLDTVWETMETAVKRGLENQGVLPGSIGLSRQAWRYHRRCRNASDEMQQTGLITSYALAVSEENAGGGIIVTSPTCGASGVVPAVLYYLQEQQQLKRIDILRALGTAALFGNVIKFNGSISGAEVGCQGEVGSACAMAAGAAAELLGGTLRQIEYAAEMGLEHHLGLTCDPVDGLVQIPCIERNACAATRALSCAQMAILSDGTHHITFDEVVHVMKQTGHDLPSLYRETSTGGLAKAYAGRCQGNK
- the asnS gene encoding asparagine--tRNA ligase; protein product: MRRTPIVDALQAEQAASEIKICGWVRTRRDAKGFSFLELNDGSCLKNLQAIVDESVPTYEIIKGITTGAAVEVIGELVASPGKGQKWEVRVTELKMLGAADADDFPLQKKRHSDEFLRQIAHLRPRTNKYGAAFRIRSEASFAIHKFYRDKGFFNVHTPILTGSDCEGAGEMFRVSTLPATGVEAPKEGSVFENDFFGREANLTVSGQLEAELLAMGLGKVYTFGPTFRAENSNTPRHAAEFWMIEPEVAFADNEDNMDLAEEMTKYVVKHILDNCADDIELFAKFVDKELMGRLENIINEPFARVTYTEAVELLLAAKKKKWEFPVEWGIDLQTEHERYLAEEHFKKPVIVYDYPKDIKAFYMRMNDDGKTVAAMDVLVPRIGELIGGSQREERMDVLLERINEMGQNPEDYWWYTDLRRFGSVPHAGFGMGFERLLMLVTGITNIRDVIPFPRTPQHIEF